Proteins co-encoded in one Alcanivorax sp. genomic window:
- a CDS encoding putative nucleotidyltransferase substrate binding domain-containing protein — protein MIEQELNHYPFTLLSEAARHRLDQGMDLAYFEEGDIILDAASPSDYVYVVHKGSVAELDVNAPDGRSQVGVYAAGDLFGAISVLNGKSRYRFRCEEQTLCHLIPAKLFLQLCDGDDEFGRYFRQTLAEKSQRLAERREGGVTLAGFMLARVEQCMREPMIMSAGASLRDAVETLKRHGVDSVLIEMDGSFAIVTKTDLLTALVMEGRSADDPLSHVAETHLVTALPEDYLFTALTLMTRHKVARVVVMAHEQAVGVVELTDVLSFFSSRSYVVGLEIEKAESLEALRLASERLPELVEALMAQGVKMRFAMDLLAALNGRIMAKAFEMVIPAEQHTAALIVMGSEGRGEQILKTDQDNGLILGDHQDWPRCHDDARQFTETLLMLGYPPCPGKIMVSNPQWVGTLSQWRERIYDWAGDAGGEGMIHITTLVDAHCVAGTSHLLDELRQALFDRCSGDEVFLRHFARPVLQFATPLNLFGSLKKPQHGIDIKKGALFPLVHGVRAMALQCRIEETSTLSRLEKLVEAGVMEAAFAEDLGEAMELFSELRLNHQLENRHGDEMNIPGNHIVVQRLSSLERDLLRDALHLVSDFKQRLSRRFHLEY, from the coding sequence ATGATTGAACAGGAACTCAATCACTACCCTTTTACCCTGCTCAGCGAAGCTGCACGGCATCGTCTTGATCAGGGTATGGACCTGGCGTATTTCGAAGAAGGGGACATCATTCTTGATGCCGCCAGCCCCAGTGACTATGTCTACGTGGTGCACAAGGGCAGTGTGGCCGAGCTGGATGTGAATGCCCCGGATGGTCGCAGTCAGGTGGGGGTCTATGCTGCGGGGGATCTGTTTGGCGCCATCAGTGTCCTGAACGGAAAAAGCCGCTACCGATTCCGTTGTGAAGAGCAGACGCTCTGCCATCTGATTCCGGCAAAACTGTTTCTCCAGCTGTGTGACGGCGATGACGAATTCGGGCGTTATTTTCGCCAGACACTGGCGGAAAAATCCCAGCGCTTGGCGGAACGTCGCGAAGGCGGTGTCACCCTGGCGGGCTTCATGCTGGCCCGGGTGGAGCAGTGCATGCGCGAGCCCATGATCATGTCTGCCGGTGCCAGCCTGCGTGATGCGGTGGAAACCCTCAAACGGCATGGCGTGGACAGTGTGTTGATCGAAATGGATGGCAGTTTTGCCATTGTTACCAAGACCGATCTGCTCACGGCGCTGGTGATGGAAGGGCGCAGCGCCGACGACCCGCTTTCCCATGTGGCAGAGACCCATCTGGTCACCGCGCTACCAGAAGATTACCTGTTCACGGCGCTGACCCTGATGACCCGACACAAGGTGGCACGTGTGGTGGTCATGGCCCATGAGCAGGCGGTGGGTGTGGTTGAGCTCACCGATGTGCTCAGTTTCTTCTCCAGTCGTTCCTATGTGGTGGGGCTGGAGATCGAGAAGGCCGAGAGCCTGGAGGCATTGCGCCTGGCCAGCGAACGGCTGCCAGAGCTGGTTGAGGCACTGATGGCACAAGGCGTAAAGATGCGTTTTGCCATGGACCTGCTTGCCGCCCTGAATGGTCGCATTATGGCCAAGGCCTTCGAGATGGTCATTCCTGCGGAGCAGCACACTGCGGCACTGATTGTCATGGGTAGCGAGGGGCGGGGTGAGCAGATTCTCAAGACCGATCAGGATAATGGACTGATTCTTGGCGACCATCAGGACTGGCCACGTTGCCACGACGATGCCCGGCAGTTCACCGAAACCCTGTTGATGCTGGGCTACCCGCCATGCCCGGGCAAGATCATGGTATCCAATCCGCAGTGGGTGGGCACCCTGAGCCAGTGGCGCGAACGGATTTATGACTGGGCTGGCGATGCGGGCGGGGAGGGCATGATTCATATCACCACCCTGGTGGATGCCCACTGCGTAGCGGGCACCAGCCACCTGCTGGATGAGCTGCGTCAGGCACTGTTCGACCGCTGCAGCGGTGACGAGGTATTCCTGCGCCATTTCGCCCGCCCGGTGCTGCAGTTCGCCACCCCACTGAACCTGTTCGGCTCGCTGAAAAAGCCCCAGCACGGCATTGATATCAAGAAAGGTGCCCTGTTCCCGCTGGTGCACGGGGTGCGAGCGATGGCGTTGCAGTGTCGCATTGAGGAAACCTCCACCCTGTCGCGCCTGGAGAAGCTGGTCGAGGCAGGTGTCATGGAAGCGGCCTTTGCAGAAGACCTGGGTGAGGCCATGGAATTGTTCAGCGAATTACGGCTGAACCATCAACTGGAGAACCGGCACGGGGATGAGATGAATATCCCCGGCAACCATATCGTGGTGCAGCGTCTGTCATCCCTGGAGCGTGATCTGCTTCGGGATGCGCTGCACCTGGTCAGTGATTTCAAACAGCGGCTGTCCCGTCGATTCCATCTGGAATACTGA
- a CDS encoding sodium:solute symporter family protein codes for MDIQTLTYLFVGGSFALYIGIAIWSRAGSTKDFYVAGGGVSPLANGAATAADWMSAASFISMAGIIAYAGYDASVYLMGWTGGYVLLAMLLAPYLRKFGKFTVPDFIGDRYYSSVARTVAVICVIFVSFTYVAGQMRGTGIVFARFLEVDVNTGVVIGMAIVFFYAVLGGMKGITYTQVAQYCVLIFAFLVPAVFLSIMMTGHVLPQTGFGGTVLDAAGNDSGVYLLQKLDQVVTDLGFTEYTEGSKSTIDVFFIAAALMCGTAGLPHVIVRFFTVPRVKDARISAGWALFFIALLYTSAPAVGAFARLNLIDTVNETQYTELPEWFYNWENSGLIGWVDKNGDGTVQMRAGAPFEGKPTFAGSREEASGDYGERVLTNAPTDNTSEVYIDRDIIVLANPEIGNLPAWVIALVAAGGVAAALSTAAGLLLVISSAISHDLLKKTLKPDISEKQELLAARGAAVVAICIAGYFGINPPGFVAQVVAFAFGLAAASFFPVILMGIFYKRMNKEGAIAGMLVGLIFTFSYIVFFKFISPELNTAEHWWFGVSPEGIGTFGMVLNFIVAFAVSRVTAPPPEHIQHIVEDIRIPRGAGEAHAH; via the coding sequence ATGGATATTCAAACCCTAACCTATTTGTTTGTGGGCGGCTCCTTTGCCCTGTATATCGGCATTGCGATCTGGTCGCGGGCCGGCTCCACCAAGGATTTCTATGTGGCGGGTGGCGGTGTCTCTCCGCTTGCCAATGGTGCGGCCACGGCTGCGGACTGGATGTCAGCCGCGTCGTTCATTTCCATGGCAGGGATCATTGCCTATGCCGGCTACGATGCCTCGGTCTACCTGATGGGGTGGACAGGTGGCTACGTGTTGTTGGCCATGTTGCTGGCCCCGTACCTGCGCAAGTTCGGCAAGTTCACCGTGCCGGATTTCATTGGTGACCGTTATTACTCCAGTGTGGCAAGAACCGTTGCGGTGATCTGCGTGATCTTCGTGTCGTTCACCTATGTGGCCGGGCAGATGCGTGGCACCGGTATCGTGTTTGCCCGCTTCCTGGAAGTGGACGTGAACACGGGCGTGGTCATTGGTATGGCGATCGTTTTCTTCTACGCCGTATTGGGTGGCATGAAGGGGATTACCTATACCCAGGTGGCGCAATACTGTGTGCTGATTTTTGCCTTCCTGGTGCCGGCAGTATTCCTTTCCATCATGATGACTGGCCATGTTCTTCCGCAAACCGGCTTTGGCGGTACGGTGCTGGATGCTGCCGGGAATGACAGTGGCGTCTACCTGTTGCAGAAGCTGGATCAGGTGGTCACCGATCTTGGTTTTACCGAATACACTGAGGGCTCCAAGTCCACCATTGATGTGTTCTTCATTGCGGCAGCACTGATGTGCGGTACCGCGGGCCTGCCCCATGTGATTGTGCGTTTCTTCACCGTGCCTCGCGTAAAGGATGCCCGCATCAGTGCCGGCTGGGCGCTGTTCTTCATCGCGCTGCTGTACACCTCCGCACCGGCCGTGGGCGCTTTTGCCCGTCTGAACCTGATCGATACCGTGAACGAAACCCAGTACACCGAGCTGCCTGAGTGGTTCTACAACTGGGAGAACTCCGGACTGATCGGCTGGGTGGACAAGAACGGCGACGGTACCGTGCAGATGCGTGCCGGCGCACCGTTCGAAGGCAAGCCCACCTTTGCAGGCAGCCGTGAGGAAGCCTCCGGTGACTACGGCGAGCGGGTGCTCACCAATGCACCCACCGACAACACCTCCGAAGTCTATATCGACCGTGACATCATCGTACTGGCCAATCCGGAGATCGGTAATCTGCCGGCCTGGGTCATTGCTCTGGTGGCGGCCGGTGGCGTAGCGGCGGCGCTGTCCACAGCGGCAGGCCTGTTGCTGGTGATTTCCAGTGCTATTTCCCATGACTTGCTGAAGAAGACCCTGAAGCCGGATATCAGTGAGAAACAGGAACTGCTTGCTGCACGCGGTGCGGCGGTGGTGGCGATCTGTATTGCCGGCTACTTCGGGATCAATCCACCGGGCTTTGTGGCACAGGTGGTGGCCTTTGCCTTCGGCCTGGCTGCGGCAAGTTTCTTCCCGGTGATTCTCATGGGCATCTTCTACAAGCGGATGAACAAGGAAGGCGCCATTGCCGGCATGCTGGTGGGCCTGATCTTTACCTTCAGCTATATCGTGTTCTTCAAGTTCATCTCTCCGGAGCTGAACACGGCGGAACACTGGTGGTTCGGTGTGTCACCGGAAGGCATCGGTACCTTCGGCATGGTGCTGAACTTTATCGTGGCCTTTGCCGTGTCCCGTGTCACCGCACCGCCGCCGGAGCACATCCAGCACATTGTTGAGGATATCCGTATTCCTCGCGGTGCCGGTGAAGCTCACGCTCACTAA
- a CDS encoding 3'-5' exonuclease produces MIRQLRRYADRYRHAHGPYGHLFLPYEGSDVVALDCETTGLDSRHAELVSIAAVPVRSDRVCASESMDVHFQAPPSLTGESIAIHRLRPVDLDEGVDVADTLESLLAFIGNRPVVGWCIDFDVAMINRYLRPLLGFDLPNATIELSNLYQKKMRYWQPDIEPDLRFEAMAKSLRVPMMARHSARGDAVTAGLMYLQLQRPTLDQ; encoded by the coding sequence ATGATCAGACAGTTACGCCGCTATGCCGACCGCTACCGTCATGCCCATGGCCCCTATGGCCATCTTTTTCTGCCCTATGAAGGCAGCGACGTGGTGGCGCTGGATTGCGAGACCACCGGGCTGGACAGTCGTCATGCCGAGCTGGTGTCCATTGCCGCTGTGCCGGTGCGCTCTGACCGCGTTTGTGCCAGCGAAAGCATGGATGTGCATTTTCAGGCGCCACCCAGCCTGACCGGTGAATCCATCGCCATTCACAGGCTTCGACCGGTGGATCTGGATGAAGGTGTCGATGTGGCTGACACCCTGGAGTCCCTGCTGGCGTTCATCGGCAACCGCCCTGTGGTGGGTTGGTGTATCGATTTTGACGTGGCCATGATCAACCGTTACTTGCGCCCGTTGCTCGGCTTCGATCTGCCCAACGCCACCATCGAGCTATCGAACCTGTACCAGAAGAAGATGCGCTATTGGCAACCGGACATTGAACCGGACCTGCGCTTTGAAGCCATGGCGAAAAGCCTGCGGGTCCCGATGATGGCGCGCCATAGTGCCCGGGGTGATGCGGTGACGGCGGGATTGATGTACCTGCAATTACAGCGGCCCACCCTGGATCAATAA